Proteins encoded by one window of Erythrobacter sp.:
- a CDS encoding DUF2306 domain-containing protein, whose translation MTTSLTPAPPARSFDIGPVARTAVSLACFTMSFVLIVALGRAALGLVDDLHHYAKIPIMIHVATVVPAVILGGYLLLAPKGTPLHKLLGKVWLVLMLVTATSAIFIQSNGGFSFIHLFVPLTFHAAWKTIATARRGDIAGHKKHLVFTYLTALMIPGIFAFALEGRLMNVMLFG comes from the coding sequence ATGACAACTTCGCTCACCCCCGCCCCGCCAGCCCGCAGCTTCGATATCGGCCCGGTAGCCCGCACTGCGGTCAGCCTTGCCTGCTTCACGATGAGCTTCGTGCTGATCGTGGCGCTGGGGCGAGCGGCGCTGGGCCTGGTCGATGACCTGCATCATTACGCCAAGATTCCAATCATGATTCACGTCGCCACGGTGGTGCCCGCCGTCATTCTGGGCGGCTACCTGCTGCTGGCACCCAAAGGCACGCCGCTGCACAAACTGCTGGGCAAGGTCTGGCTGGTGCTGATGCTGGTGACCGCGACGAGCGCGATCTTCATCCAGTCCAACGGCGGCTTCAGCTTCATCCACCTGTTCGTGCCGCTGACCTTCCACGCCGCGTGGAAGACCATCGCCACCGCGCGCCGGGGCGATATCGCCGGGCACAAGAAGCACCTGGTGTTCACCTACCTTACCGCGCTGATGATCCCCGGCATTTTCGCCTTTGCGCTGGAAGGGCGGCTGATGAACGTGATGCTGTTCGGCTAG
- a CDS encoding class I SAM-dependent methyltransferase gives MSEQVSFGYEQVAPEEKTARVGGVFSSVASKYDIMNDAMSGGMHRLWKDQFVRRVKPQPGEAILDMAGGTGDIAFRMAARGAEVVVADINQDMLDVGIERAMQRGIDGLSWSCQNAETLSYPDRQFDAYTIVFGIRNVTYIDKALREAHRVLKYGGRFYCMEFSTTEWGGFKEVYDLYSHRLMPKIGKAIANDEDSYRYLAESIRRFPKPAEFEAMIRQAGFVRTRVEKILGGAVNIHSGWKV, from the coding sequence ATGAGCGAACAGGTTTCCTTCGGATACGAACAGGTTGCCCCGGAAGAAAAGACCGCCCGCGTCGGCGGGGTCTTCTCCAGCGTGGCGAGCAAATACGACATCATGAACGACGCCATGTCGGGCGGGATGCACCGGTTGTGGAAGGATCAGTTCGTCCGGCGGGTGAAACCGCAGCCGGGCGAGGCGATTCTCGACATGGCGGGCGGCACCGGCGACATCGCCTTCCGGATGGCCGCGCGCGGCGCCGAAGTGGTGGTGGCCGATATCAACCAGGATATGCTCGATGTCGGGATCGAGCGGGCGATGCAGCGCGGGATAGATGGCCTCTCGTGGTCGTGCCAGAACGCCGAAACGCTGTCCTATCCCGATCGCCAGTTCGACGCCTACACAATCGTCTTCGGCATCCGCAACGTGACCTATATCGACAAGGCCCTGCGCGAAGCGCACCGGGTGCTGAAATATGGCGGGCGGTTTTACTGCATGGAATTCAGCACCACCGAATGGGGCGGATTCAAGGAAGTCTACGATCTCTATTCGCACCGGTTGATGCCGAAGATCGGCAAGGCGATTGCCAATGACGAGGACAGCTATCGCTACCTCGCCGAAAGCATCCGCCGCTTTCCCAAGCCCGCCGAGTTCGAAGCGATGATCCGGCAGGCCGGGTTCGTGCGGACCAGGGTGGAGAAGATCCTCGGCGGCGCGGTGAACATCCATTCGGGGTGGAAGGTCTAG
- a CDS encoding transcriptional regulator, whose product MDTPPAIIRFDAFTLDLANRQLRRAEKGGSTEVELGSRYLDALALLAREAGSLVSKDRFMDEVWRGIPVTDEALTQCIRTLRRALGDDATNPRFIATVPKHGYRFLARVEHGTGEPPAVAGQPSRTSSTSLPSRVAGACTLTGALAGAAGGLFYALAAGTGAGTGVLVLAAMIGALGTLAGAGIGLALAIVLAIRGRPDLGLIPAGTAGGMATGALGSTLGREGITLLTGSQVAAVTGSFEGLMLGLASGIAAWLVLAPKIRPAIRLVGAAVIGGSAGALLHALGGVLLGGSLWQLQQALGTSRLSLEKIGGALGRDGFGPVAQLVTATAEGAVFVGLLACGMVLAVHSDRHLVQNCS is encoded by the coding sequence ATGGACACCCCGCCCGCCATAATCCGCTTCGATGCTTTCACGCTCGATCTCGCCAACCGGCAATTGCGGCGGGCCGAAAAAGGGGGGAGCACGGAGGTGGAACTGGGCAGCCGTTATCTCGATGCGCTGGCGCTGCTAGCGCGCGAAGCCGGATCACTGGTTTCCAAGGACCGCTTCATGGACGAAGTCTGGCGCGGCATTCCGGTGACCGACGAGGCGCTGACCCAATGCATTCGCACCCTGCGCCGCGCGCTGGGAGACGATGCCACCAACCCGCGCTTCATCGCCACCGTGCCCAAGCATGGCTATCGGTTTCTTGCACGGGTTGAGCATGGCACGGGAGAACCGCCAGCAGTCGCGGGCCAACCTTCGCGTACATCGTCGACTTCCCTCCCTTCGCGTGTAGCCGGAGCCTGCACGCTAACGGGTGCCTTGGCTGGCGCGGCTGGAGGTCTGTTCTATGCACTGGCGGCGGGCACCGGCGCAGGCACCGGCGTACTCGTGCTTGCGGCAATGATCGGTGCACTCGGCACCCTGGCGGGTGCGGGAATCGGTCTGGCGCTGGCGATTGTACTCGCAATCCGTGGTCGCCCGGACCTCGGGCTGATCCCGGCCGGGACTGCAGGTGGGATGGCAACCGGCGCGCTCGGCAGCACGCTCGGTCGCGAGGGGATCACACTGCTGACAGGCAGCCAGGTCGCCGCAGTCACCGGATCGTTTGAAGGGCTGATGCTCGGTCTGGCCTCGGGAATCGCCGCATGGCTGGTGCTGGCACCCAAGATCAGACCTGCCATCAGGCTTGTGGGCGCTGCAGTTATCGGCGGGAGCGCGGGCGCTTTGCTTCATGCGCTTGGCGGCGTGCTACTCGGCGGCAGCCTGTGGCAATTGCAACAGGCGCTCGGCACTTCTCGACTGTCGCTCGAGAAAATCGGAGGGGCGCTGGGGCGGGATGGTTTCGGCCCCGTCGCCCAACTGGTGACGGCTACGGCTGAAGGAGCAGTTTTCGTCGGATTGCTTGCTTGCGGAATGGTTTTGGCAGTTCATTCCGACAGGCACTTGGTTCAGAACTGTTCGTAG
- the rpsT gene encoding 30S ribosomal protein S20, giving the protein MANTPQAKKRIRRNDKRSEINGARKSRIRGFVKKVELAVVDGDRAAAEAALKVAQPELAKGVAKGVFHKNTAARKMSRLSKRIAAL; this is encoded by the coding sequence ATGGCCAATACGCCGCAAGCTAAGAAGCGCATCCGCCGCAACGACAAGCGCTCCGAAATCAACGGGGCCCGCAAGAGCCGCATCCGTGGTTTCGTCAAGAAGGTCGAGCTGGCCGTCGTCGATGGCGATCGCGCCGCCGCCGAAGCCGCGCTGAAGGTTGCGCAGCCAGAACTGGCGAAGGGCGTTGCCAAGGGCGTGTTCCACAAGAACACCGCCGCCCGCAAGATGAGCCGCCTTTCGAAGCGAATCGCGGCGCTCTGA
- the dnaA gene encoding chromosomal replication initiator protein DnaA has translation MGPQGGRNPAGAANMAEDSMEDREAVDLAADWADISQGLRKDLGHQLFTQWIKPIQLGKLDKESGTLDLFMPTEFSANWVKERYHDRLSLAWKIASSEVRHVSIKVHPGRRKIAEFDLRGQDGFGHRAANDATLAMESIGDDGFTSSVGLDPTQTFASFVTGSTNVLAKNAAERMSKAEKPQFSPLYLKAATGQGKTHLMHAIGHSYLQAFPRARIFYCSAERFMVEFVQALKSNEMIEFKGRLRAFDLLLVDDIQFIIGKAAAQEELLYTIDALLAEGKRLVFAADRAPQALDGVEPRLLSRLSMGLVADIQPADIELRRAILESKLTRFAPLDVPSDVIDFLARTVSRNVRELVGGLNKLIAYAQLTGQEVSLQLAEEQLTDILSANRRRITIDEIQRTVCQFYRIDRSEMSSKRRARAVVRPRQVAMYLAKVLTPRSYPEIGRKFGGRDHSTVIHAVRLIEDLRTRDADMDGDVRSLLRQLES, from the coding sequence ATGGGACCGCAAGGCGGCCGCAATCCTGCGGGCGCGGCCAATATGGCAGAGGACAGTATGGAAGATCGCGAAGCAGTAGACCTGGCCGCCGATTGGGCAGATATCAGCCAGGGCCTGCGCAAGGATCTCGGGCACCAGTTGTTCACCCAATGGATCAAGCCGATCCAGCTGGGCAAACTGGACAAGGAATCGGGCACGCTCGATCTGTTCATGCCTACCGAATTTTCCGCCAACTGGGTGAAGGAACGCTATCACGACCGGCTATCGCTGGCGTGGAAGATTGCCTCGTCCGAAGTGCGCCACGTGTCGATCAAGGTGCACCCCGGCCGCCGCAAGATCGCTGAATTCGACCTGCGCGGGCAGGACGGCTTCGGCCACCGCGCCGCCAACGATGCTACGCTGGCGATGGAGTCGATCGGTGACGATGGCTTCACCAGTTCGGTCGGGCTCGATCCGACGCAGACCTTCGCCTCCTTCGTCACCGGCAGCACCAATGTGCTAGCGAAGAACGCGGCGGAACGGATGTCCAAGGCCGAAAAGCCGCAGTTCAGCCCGCTCTACCTCAAGGCCGCGACCGGGCAGGGCAAGACCCACCTGATGCACGCCATCGGCCATTCCTATCTGCAGGCCTTCCCCCGCGCGCGGATTTTCTACTGCTCGGCAGAACGCTTCATGGTCGAATTCGTCCAGGCGCTGAAATCGAACGAGATGATCGAGTTCAAGGGCCGCCTGCGTGCATTCGACCTGCTGCTGGTGGACGATATCCAGTTCATCATCGGCAAGGCGGCGGCGCAGGAGGAACTGCTCTACACCATCGATGCACTGCTCGCCGAAGGCAAGCGGCTGGTCTTCGCTGCCGACCGCGCGCCGCAGGCATTGGACGGAGTCGAACCGCGGCTGCTCAGCCGCCTGTCGATGGGGCTGGTGGCCGACATCCAGCCCGCCGATATCGAGCTGCGCCGAGCGATTCTCGAAAGCAAGCTGACCCGCTTCGCCCCGCTGGACGTACCGAGCGACGTGATCGATTTCCTCGCCCGTACCGTCAGCCGCAATGTCCGCGAACTGGTCGGCGGATTGAACAAGCTGATCGCCTATGCGCAGCTGACCGGGCAGGAAGTTTCGCTCCAGCTTGCCGAGGAGCAGTTGACCGATATCCTTTCGGCCAATCGCCGCCGCATCACCATCGACGAAATCCAGCGCACGGTGTGCCAGTTCTACCGCATCGACCGCTCTGAAATGAGCAGCAAGCGCCGCGCCCGCGCTGTGGTGCGGCCGCGACAGGTGGCGATGTACCTCGCCAAGGTGCTGACTCCGCGCTCCTACCCTGAAATCGGGCGCAAGTTCGGTGGCCGCGATCACTCGACGGTGATCCACGCGGTGCGGCTGATCGAGGACTTGCGCACGCGCGATGCCGACATGGATGGCGATGTACGGAGTTTGCTGCGGCAGCTGGAGAGCTAG
- a CDS encoding LytTR family transcriptional regulator DNA-binding domain-containing protein: MAHGSTALAPGNVANPLVRRVLIDLAIMTVIGVVLALVGPFGTYDTPFAQRLVIWLGYAWLGYLLYAPIDAAARRLSPVLELPAWSLRAAGVLLASLPMALAVWVLPYLPNAAPVPDLATTITHYFSVVLIGAIVTVTTTLIRRDESTIAVQPVQKSPIQPAAPAVAPRFLDRLPAHLGTDLLALEMEDHYVRAHTALGSELVLLRMRDAVAELDGIAGEQVHRSWWVARGAVADVRRVGRNVRLVLDNGLEAPVSRANLGPLKDAGWL, from the coding sequence ATGGCACACGGTTCCACCGCTCTTGCTCCCGGCAATGTCGCAAACCCGCTCGTCCGGCGTGTGCTGATCGATCTGGCGATCATGACCGTGATCGGCGTGGTGCTGGCGCTGGTGGGGCCGTTCGGCACCTATGACACGCCGTTCGCACAGCGGCTGGTGATCTGGCTCGGTTACGCCTGGCTTGGCTATCTGCTCTACGCGCCCATCGATGCAGCCGCGCGGCGGCTGTCTCCCGTGCTGGAACTGCCCGCCTGGAGCCTGCGCGCTGCGGGGGTGCTGCTCGCTTCGCTACCGATGGCCTTGGCGGTATGGGTCCTGCCCTATCTACCCAACGCGGCCCCGGTGCCCGATCTGGCGACCACGATTACCCATTACTTCTCGGTCGTGCTGATCGGCGCCATCGTGACGGTAACGACCACGCTGATCCGGCGCGACGAAAGCACGATTGCCGTCCAGCCTGTTCAGAAATCACCAATACAACCGGCGGCTCCCGCCGTAGCCCCCCGATTCCTCGACCGGCTCCCGGCGCACCTCGGAACCGATTTGCTGGCGCTGGAAATGGAGGATCATTACGTCCGCGCGCATACGGCGCTCGGCAGCGAACTGGTGCTGCTGCGGATGCGCGATGCCGTGGCGGAGCTCGACGGGATTGCTGGCGAGCAGGTCCACCGCAGCTGGTGGGTCGCACGCGGCGCAGTGGCGGATGTGAGGCGCGTCGGGCGCAATGTCCGGCTGGTGCTGGACAACGGCTTGGAAGCGCCCGTCAGCAGGGCAAATCTTGGACCTCTTAAGGATGCGGGCTGGCTTTAG
- a CDS encoding bifunctional phosphopantothenoylcysteine decarboxylase/phosphopantothenate synthase, producing the protein MALAWAIEGRARVLHQRIESDREEATTSPKILLVVGGGIAAYKSCELVRLIRKGGAEVTCVLTEGGAQFVTPMSLAALSGRQVHTTLWDLKDEAEIGHIQLSREADLVVVCPATANMLAKMAAGIADDLATTLLLATNRPVMAVPAMNVKMWQHEATQRNITTLRDMGITVLDPDMGEMACGEFGPGRLPEPEAVWIEIAEVLGLDAGAASTNIAAYLARRYDAEELGEEGEGEGGFGLGGLLGSIIPRAAAKPVDDDDDEFADMELPEGIIEGPELPEPDMTGFEHLIARKGRASAAPPTDREAINHEVNARQQAPQPFEGEGAAAPVNPMLNQLDSPAELALEQDYDAFDPLAGQPDFDDDIERRPLYGKHVLVTAGPTHEPIDPVRYIANRSSGKQGFAIAAAAAAAGAKVTLVSGPVNLRTPLGVDRINVECALEMADAVRTALPADVAVMVAAVADWRPRDFKGEKIKKRGAAPPALILTENPDILASVAASQDRPELLIGFAAETSDVVENARKKRKSKGVDWIVANDVSGDVMGGEDNRVHLVREGKVEHWDEMSKQEVAMKLVTQIAERLTVDA; encoded by the coding sequence ATGGCGCTTGCCTGGGCTATTGAAGGGCGGGCACGCGTGCTGCACCAGCGCATCGAATCCGATCGGGAGGAAGCAACGACCAGTCCCAAGATCCTGCTTGTCGTGGGCGGCGGCATTGCCGCGTACAAGTCCTGCGAACTCGTGCGCCTGATCCGCAAGGGCGGCGCGGAAGTAACCTGCGTGCTCACCGAGGGCGGGGCGCAGTTCGTCACCCCGATGTCGCTCGCCGCGCTGTCGGGCAGGCAGGTCCACACCACGCTGTGGGACCTGAAGGACGAGGCCGAGATCGGCCACATCCAGCTCTCGCGCGAAGCCGATCTGGTGGTGGTCTGCCCTGCCACGGCCAACATGTTGGCGAAAATGGCGGCGGGGATTGCCGACGATCTGGCCACCACGCTGCTGCTCGCCACCAACCGCCCGGTGATGGCGGTGCCAGCGATGAACGTGAAGATGTGGCAGCACGAGGCCACGCAGCGCAATATCACCACGCTGCGCGACATGGGCATCACGGTGCTCGATCCCGACATGGGCGAAATGGCCTGCGGCGAATTCGGCCCCGGTCGCCTGCCGGAGCCCGAAGCCGTATGGATTGAAATTGCCGAAGTGCTGGGGCTGGATGCAGGAGCCGCCAGCACAAATATCGCCGCCTATCTCGCCCGCCGCTATGACGCCGAAGAACTGGGCGAGGAAGGCGAGGGAGAAGGCGGTTTCGGGCTTGGTGGCCTGCTCGGCTCGATCATCCCGCGCGCGGCGGCCAAGCCGGTCGACGATGACGACGACGAATTCGCGGACATGGAACTGCCCGAAGGGATCATCGAAGGCCCCGAATTGCCAGAACCGGATATGACCGGCTTCGAGCACCTGATCGCCCGCAAAGGCAGGGCCAGCGCCGCTCCTCCGACCGACCGCGAAGCGATCAACCACGAAGTCAACGCGCGCCAACAGGCTCCGCAACCCTTCGAGGGCGAGGGCGCAGCTGCGCCGGTGAATCCGATGCTCAACCAGCTCGATTCACCTGCCGAACTGGCGCTGGAGCAGGACTATGACGCCTTCGACCCGCTCGCCGGACAGCCCGATTTCGACGACGATATCGAGCGCCGCCCGCTCTACGGCAAGCACGTGCTGGTCACTGCCGGACCAACGCACGAGCCGATCGATCCGGTGCGCTACATCGCCAACCGCTCGAGCGGCAAGCAGGGCTTCGCCATCGCCGCCGCCGCCGCCGCTGCAGGCGCGAAGGTGACGCTGGTATCAGGCCCGGTGAACCTGCGCACGCCGCTGGGGGTGGATCGCATCAATGTCGAATGCGCGCTGGAAATGGCCGACGCGGTGCGCACGGCCCTGCCCGCCGATGTCGCGGTGATGGTCGCCGCCGTGGCCGACTGGCGGCCGCGCGATTTCAAGGGCGAGAAGATCAAGAAGCGCGGCGCCGCCCCACCCGCGCTGATCCTCACCGAAAACCCCGATATCCTTGCCAGCGTCGCCGCCAGCCAGGATCGCCCCGAACTGCTGATCGGCTTTGCGGCGGAGACCAGTGACGTAGTCGAAAATGCCCGCAAGAAGCGCAAGAGCAAGGGCGTCGACTGGATCGTCGCCAACGATGTTTCGGGGGACGTGATGGGCGGGGAAGACAACCGCGTCCACCTTGTGCGCGAGGGCAAGGTCGAGCACTGGGACGAAATGTCCAAGCAGGAAGTCGCGATGAAGCTCGTCACCCAGATCGCCGAACGGCTTACCGTCGATGCCTGA
- the mutM gene encoding bifunctional DNA-formamidopyrimidine glycosylase/DNA-(apurinic or apyrimidinic site) lyase, translating into MPELPEVETTVRGLARLLDGERIERVVLNRADMRFPFPLGLVQSLTGARVTSLGRRAKYGLIHTDRASTMIFHLGMSGRWRIDPGADEKHDHLVLETAQHRFALNDPRRFGYVDLVDTGSLDRWPAFAAMGPEPLGDDLTVDHLREATKGRKQAIKQLLLDQNVVAGLGNIYVCEALFRAGIDPRKAGGKVTRPALTRLLPAIREVLEESIRDGGSSLRDYARPDGELGYFATRFRVYGREGEACLHGDGGLIRRIVQGGRSTWFCPACQR; encoded by the coding sequence ATGCCGGAACTTCCCGAAGTCGAAACAACCGTGCGCGGCCTCGCGCGTCTGCTCGATGGCGAGCGGATCGAGCGGGTTGTGCTCAACCGGGCGGATATGCGGTTTCCCTTTCCCCTGGGGCTGGTGCAGTCGCTGACCGGCGCGCGCGTGACCTCGCTGGGACGGCGGGCCAAGTACGGGCTGATCCATACCGATCGCGCCAGCACGATGATCTTCCATCTGGGTATGAGCGGGCGCTGGCGGATCGATCCGGGTGCGGACGAGAAGCACGATCATCTGGTGCTGGAGACGGCGCAGCACCGCTTCGCGCTCAACGATCCGCGCCGCTTCGGCTATGTCGATCTGGTCGACACGGGGTCGCTAGATCGCTGGCCCGCCTTTGCCGCGATGGGGCCCGAACCGCTGGGCGATGATCTGACGGTCGACCACCTGCGGGAAGCCACCAAGGGCCGCAAGCAGGCGATCAAGCAATTGCTGCTCGATCAGAACGTGGTTGCGGGCTTGGGCAATATCTATGTCTGCGAAGCGCTGTTTCGCGCCGGCATCGATCCGCGCAAGGCGGGCGGCAAGGTGACGCGGCCTGCGCTCACCCGGCTGCTCCCGGCGATCCGCGAAGTGCTGGAGGAATCGATCCGCGATGGCGGCTCCTCTTTGCGCGATTATGCGCGGCCCGATGGCGAACTGGGCTATTTCGCCACCCGGTTTCGCGTATACGGGCGCGAGGGAGAGGCCTGTCTGCACGGGGATGGTGGGCTAATCCGCCGGATCGTGCAGGGAGGGCGTAGCACCTGGTTCTGTCCCGCTTGCCAGAGGTAG
- a CDS encoding DUF1993 domain-containing protein translates to MSITPHEACIPPCITMLGNIKLWLDKAAEQKPEAELLEARLAPDMYALARQVQIASDIAKGAAARLSGSDAPAMPDTETSFAELKDRCDRTITFLQGVDPAAVEAGYGGEIVVTFPSGGGMRFDGPTYVSGFVLPNLYFHASMVYAILRGAGVSLGKQDFLAHLAPNMFAPPAAA, encoded by the coding sequence TTGTCGATCACGCCCCATGAAGCCTGCATTCCGCCCTGCATCACCATGCTCGGCAATATCAAGCTGTGGCTCGACAAGGCAGCAGAGCAGAAGCCGGAAGCCGAGCTGCTCGAAGCGCGGTTGGCGCCCGATATGTATGCGCTGGCGCGGCAGGTGCAGATCGCCTCGGACATCGCCAAGGGCGCGGCGGCGCGGCTGTCGGGCAGCGATGCTCCTGCCATGCCCGATACAGAGACGAGCTTTGCCGAATTGAAGGACCGCTGCGACCGGACCATCACCTTCCTGCAAGGGGTCGATCCGGCAGCGGTAGAAGCGGGCTATGGCGGCGAGATCGTCGTCACTTTCCCCAGTGGCGGCGGAATGCGGTTCGACGGGCCGACTTATGTCAGCGGGTTCGTCCTGCCCAATCTCTATTTCCACGCCAGCATGGTCTATGCGATCCTGCGCGGCGCGGGCGTGAGCCTCGGCAAGCAGGACTTCCTCGCCCATCTCGCACCCAACATGTTCGCGCCGCCTGCCGCTGCGTGA
- the ubiB gene encoding 2-polyprenylphenol 6-hydroxylase produces MTRPSTHIFRLLSWGRTLARHGALRGIERDPNTPPPVRRLVRIARFGTIQPKEPDYAGAFRAIGPAAIKLGQTLATRPDLVGEDAAHNLLSLQDSLPPVSFTSIREQIERSFERPLEELFAEVDPVPVGAASIAQVHKARTIEGREVAIKVLRPGIREKFARDIATYEWAAAHLEALGGEATRLRPRLTIANFKRWTNSELDLRREAASASELAEAMRGIEGYRIPEIDWDRTNGRVLTIEWIEGVKISDRQALVEAGHDLPELARRLVLAFLTQAISGGFFHADMHQGNLFVKADGTIVAIDFGIMGRIDRRARQWLAEILYGLITGNYRRVAEIHFEAQYVPSFHSVDEFATALRAVGEPMRGKPVSELSVGQMLDGLFAITRDFDMQTQPHLLLLQKTMVMVEGIATQLDPAINMWEVSAPYVRSWIRDELGPEAALADRIREDGATLLRIPELVRRIEAQYPPRGGAPEPAPLPHVELVWERRARQGNGWFGYVVAALLGGALVYGGSVLGWLG; encoded by the coding sequence GTGACTCGCCCTTCAACGCATATTTTCCGGCTGCTCAGCTGGGGCCGCACCTTGGCACGTCACGGCGCGCTGCGCGGGATCGAACGCGATCCCAACACCCCGCCACCAGTACGGCGGCTGGTGCGGATTGCCCGCTTCGGCACCATTCAGCCGAAGGAGCCCGACTATGCTGGGGCCTTCCGCGCCATCGGCCCCGCGGCCATCAAGCTGGGGCAGACGCTCGCCACCCGCCCTGATCTGGTGGGCGAGGATGCCGCGCACAACCTGCTCAGCCTGCAGGACAGCCTCCCGCCGGTTTCCTTCACCTCAATCCGCGAGCAGATCGAGCGCAGCTTCGAACGGCCGCTGGAAGAACTGTTTGCCGAAGTCGACCCGGTGCCCGTCGGTGCCGCCAGCATAGCGCAGGTACACAAGGCACGCACAATCGAAGGACGCGAAGTCGCGATCAAGGTGCTGCGCCCCGGCATCCGCGAGAAATTCGCCCGCGATATCGCCACCTACGAATGGGCCGCTGCGCATCTGGAGGCGCTGGGTGGCGAAGCGACCCGGCTGCGCCCACGCCTGACCATCGCCAACTTCAAGCGCTGGACCAACAGCGAGCTCGACCTGCGGCGCGAAGCGGCCTCTGCATCCGAACTGGCCGAAGCGATGCGCGGGATCGAAGGCTATCGCATTCCGGAAATCGACTGGGACCGCACAAACGGCAGGGTGCTGACGATCGAGTGGATCGAAGGCGTCAAGATATCCGACCGGCAGGCGCTGGTGGAAGCCGGGCACGACCTGCCCGAACTGGCGCGGCGACTGGTGCTGGCTTTCCTCACCCAGGCGATCAGCGGCGGCTTCTTCCATGCCGATATGCATCAGGGCAACCTGTTCGTGAAAGCAGACGGCACCATCGTCGCCATCGATTTCGGCATCATGGGCCGGATCGACCGGCGCGCGCGGCAATGGCTGGCGGAAATCCTCTACGGCCTCATCACCGGCAATTACCGGCGGGTGGCGGAAATCCATTTCGAAGCGCAGTATGTGCCCAGCTTCCACTCGGTGGACGAATTCGCCACCGCCCTGCGCGCCGTGGGGGAACCGATGCGCGGCAAGCCGGTGAGCGAATTGAGCGTCGGCCAGATGCTCGACGGGCTGTTCGCCATTACTCGCGATTTCGACATGCAGACCCAGCCGCACCTGCTGCTGTTGCAAAAGACGATGGTGATGGTCGAAGGGATCGCCACCCAGCTCGATCCGGCAATCAACATGTGGGAAGTGTCCGCGCCCTACGTGCGCAGCTGGATCCGCGACGAACTGGGGCCGGAAGCTGCGCTGGCCGATCGCATCCGCGAGGATGGGGCAACGCTGCTCCGGATCCCCGAACTGGTCCGCCGCATCGAGGCACAGTATCCGCCGCGCGGCGGTGCACCAGAACCGGCACCGCTGCCGCATGTCGAGCTTGTCTGGGAACGGCGCGCGCGGCAGGGTAATGGCTGGTTCGGTTATGTCGTGGCGGCGCTGCTGGGGGGAGCGCTGGTCTATGGGGGGAGTGTACTGGGGTGGCTCGGCTAA
- the dut gene encoding dUTP diphosphatase → MPELGPDAVGVQIKRLPHGEGLALPTYATSGAAGMDVLAAEDIVLTPGMRYPVATGFALAIPAGYEVQVRPRSGLALKHGITLPNTPGTIDSDYRGELKVILINVGDADFPIVRGDRIAQLVLAPVTRAAWEEVAELDDTTRGAGGFGSTGGHAKL, encoded by the coding sequence ATGCCTGAACTTGGGCCTGACGCAGTAGGTGTGCAGATCAAGCGCCTGCCGCATGGCGAGGGGCTGGCGCTGCCGACCTACGCCACGAGCGGCGCGGCGGGAATGGACGTACTGGCGGCGGAGGACATCGTGCTGACGCCCGGGATGCGCTACCCGGTCGCGACCGGTTTCGCGCTGGCCATCCCGGCGGGATACGAAGTGCAGGTTCGCCCGCGTTCGGGCCTTGCCTTGAAGCACGGCATAACCCTTCCCAACACGCCCGGCACCATCGACAGCGATTATCGCGGCGAGCTGAAGGTGATCCTGATCAACGTGGGCGATGCGGATTTCCCCATCGTGCGCGGAGATCGAATCGCCCAGTTGGTGCTCGCCCCGGTCACGCGGGCAGCGTGGGAAGAAGTAGCAGAACTCGACGATACCACACGCGGCGCAGGCGGCTTCGGCTCGACCGGCGGACACGCCAAGCTCTAG